A single Pseudalkalibacillus hwajinpoensis DNA region contains:
- the purB gene encoding adenylosuccinate lyase encodes MIERYTRPEMGAIWTEENRYNAWLEVEILACEAWAELGIIPKEDVQKIRENAGFNVDRIHEIEEETRHDVVAFTRAVSETLGEERKWVHYGLTSTDVVDTALSYQLNQANDLLIKDIEKFIEVLKAKAQEHKYTVMMGRTHGVHAEPTTFGLKLALWYEEMKRNLERFKTASDNVRFGKLSGAVGTYANIDPFIEQYVCEKLGLQPAPISTQTLQRDRHAHYMSALALVATSIEKFAVEIRGLQKSETREVEEFFAKGQKGSSAMPHKRNPIGSENMTGMARVIRGYMTTAYENVALWHERDISHSSAERVILPDATIALNYMLNRFAGIVSKLTVFPENMKRNMTRTYGLIYSQRVLLSLIDKGMAREAAYDLVQPKAMDAWERGIQFRELVEADPKITDQLSEAEIEDCFDYNYHLKPVDMIFERLGL; translated from the coding sequence ATGATTGAACGTTATACCCGCCCCGAGATGGGAGCCATTTGGACAGAAGAAAACCGCTATAACGCGTGGCTTGAAGTCGAGATCCTAGCATGCGAAGCGTGGGCAGAACTTGGCATTATTCCAAAAGAAGATGTACAAAAGATCCGTGAAAATGCCGGGTTCAATGTCGATCGCATTCATGAAATTGAAGAGGAAACACGCCATGATGTTGTGGCATTCACAAGAGCGGTATCTGAAACGCTTGGAGAAGAACGGAAATGGGTTCACTACGGTTTAACATCAACGGATGTCGTTGATACAGCACTGTCTTATCAGTTGAATCAAGCGAACGACCTTCTGATTAAAGACATTGAGAAGTTCATTGAAGTCCTAAAGGCTAAAGCGCAGGAACATAAATACACGGTCATGATGGGAAGAACGCACGGTGTTCACGCAGAACCAACAACATTTGGTCTGAAATTGGCGCTATGGTATGAAGAAATGAAGCGTAACCTTGAACGATTCAAAACAGCTTCAGATAACGTTCGTTTCGGCAAACTATCTGGTGCAGTTGGAACATATGCCAACATCGATCCATTTATCGAGCAGTATGTTTGTGAAAAACTTGGCTTACAACCAGCACCGATTTCAACCCAAACACTTCAGCGCGATCGTCATGCTCATTACATGTCGGCTCTAGCACTTGTGGCAACATCCATTGAAAAGTTTGCTGTTGAAATTCGTGGTCTACAAAAGAGCGAAACGCGTGAAGTAGAGGAGTTTTTTGCAAAAGGACAAAAAGGGTCCTCCGCAATGCCGCATAAGCGTAACCCGATTGGTTCTGAAAACATGACTGGCATGGCGCGTGTGATTCGTGGCTATATGACGACAGCTTACGAGAACGTTGCTCTTTGGCACGAACGTGATATTTCTCACTCATCAGCAGAACGCGTCATTCTTCCGGATGCAACGATTGCGCTCAACTATATGCTGAATCGTTTTGCAGGAATTGTTTCGAAACTAACGGTCTTCCCTGAGAACATGAAGCGCAACATGACAAGAACATACGGCTTAATTTACAGCCAGCGCGTTCTTCTTTCTCTTATTGATAAAGGCATGGCACGTGAAGCTGCCTATGATCTTGTTCAACCAAAAGCAATGGATGCTTGGGAAAGAGGCATTCAATTTAGAGAGCTTGTTGAAGCTGACCCTAAGATTACAGATCAGCTGAGTGAAGCAGAAATTGAAGATTGCTTTGACTACAATTACCACCTGAAGCCGGTGGATATGATTTTTGAACGTCTCGGACTTTAA
- the purS gene encoding phosphoribosylformylglycinamidine synthase subunit PurS, with protein sequence MYKVKVYVTLKESVLDPQGSAVKNSLHSLSYHEVEDVRIGKYMELTVKDTENLDQRIKEICEKLLANTVIEDYTYEIEEGVAQ encoded by the coding sequence ATGTACAAAGTAAAAGTCTATGTAACGTTAAAAGAAAGTGTTCTAGATCCACAAGGAAGTGCCGTAAAGAATTCATTGCACAGTCTTTCGTATCATGAAGTGGAAGACGTACGGATCGGGAAATACATGGAACTCACAGTGAAAGATACGGAAAACCTGGATCAGCGAATTAAAGAAATTTGCGAAAAGCTTCTTGCGAATACGGTTATTGAAGACTACACCTACGAAATCGAGGAGGGAGTCGCACAGTGA
- the purC gene encoding phosphoribosylaminoimidazolesuccinocarboxamide synthase — protein sequence MEKQTLLYEGKAKRIYATDEAEVVWVEYKDSATAYNGEKKATITGKGRLNNEITSLLFDYLKSAGIQSHFIEKLSSTEQLVKRVSIIPLEVVVRNIAAGSFSKRTGVEEGKLLKQPIVEFYYKNDDLGDPLLTLDHVLELELATEETVQELKERALKINTLLREYFLERDVKLVDFKLEFGVTPEGKIMLADEISPDTCRLWDSKTNEKLDKDVFRRDIGNLTEAYEQILTRLGGSESCTK from the coding sequence ATGGAAAAGCAAACATTGTTGTACGAAGGAAAAGCGAAGAGAATTTATGCAACAGATGAAGCGGAGGTTGTCTGGGTCGAGTATAAAGACTCAGCAACCGCTTATAACGGGGAGAAGAAAGCAACAATTACAGGCAAAGGTCGCCTGAACAATGAAATTACAAGCCTGCTCTTTGATTATTTAAAAAGTGCTGGAATCCAAAGTCATTTTATTGAAAAGCTTTCTTCTACTGAACAGCTTGTGAAACGCGTTTCGATCATTCCACTCGAAGTGGTTGTTCGAAACATCGCAGCTGGGAGCTTTTCCAAACGCACGGGTGTGGAAGAAGGGAAGTTACTAAAACAGCCGATCGTTGAATTTTATTACAAGAATGATGACCTTGGTGATCCTCTTCTTACGCTTGATCATGTGTTAGAACTTGAACTTGCAACAGAAGAAACCGTTCAAGAATTAAAAGAACGCGCGTTAAAGATCAATACGCTATTACGTGAATACTTCCTTGAGCGTGACGTAAAGCTCGTTGATTTTAAATTAGAGTTTGGTGTAACACCGGAAGGCAAGATTATGTTGGCGGATGAAATCTCTCCAGACACTTGCCGCTTATGGGATAGTAAAACGAATGAGAAATTAGATAAAGACGTGTTTCGAAGAGATATTGGAAATTTGACAGAAGCGTACGAACAAATTTTAACTCGCCTGGGGGGCTCCGAATCATGTACAAAGTAA
- a CDS encoding urease accessory protein UreH: MDASLLSILVIGFLLGIKHAIEPDHVIAVSTIASKTRSLWKSSLAGVYWGIGHTTTLFLVGMLLFLFNTTITDTWAMSLEMIVGFMLVFLGIKTLRTKTANTGLKGNQTYVQSGVIGFIHGLAGSAAMILLTMSTVETMFQGAIYILVFGVGTCVGMLGFTTILGLPFVATRKQLKLNHRLTQVTGILSVGFGFYYIYRIGITDGLFSFL, encoded by the coding sequence ATGGACGCTAGTTTATTATCAATTTTAGTTATTGGATTTCTACTTGGAATCAAACATGCTATTGAACCAGATCATGTAATAGCCGTATCGACCATTGCGAGTAAAACACGTAGTTTGTGGAAATCTTCATTAGCAGGAGTGTATTGGGGGATTGGACATACCACCACGCTTTTCCTAGTAGGAATGCTTCTATTTCTTTTCAATACGACGATAACAGATACATGGGCGATGTCGCTTGAGATGATTGTTGGATTTATGCTCGTATTTCTAGGGATAAAAACCTTACGTACAAAAACGGCAAATACAGGATTGAAAGGAAACCAAACATACGTACAGTCTGGAGTGATCGGGTTTATCCATGGACTAGCTGGAAGTGCGGCGATGATTTTGTTGACGATGAGTACGGTTGAAACGATGTTTCAAGGAGCTATCTATATACTAGTGTTCGGTGTAGGGACATGTGTTGGTATGCTCGGGTTTACAACCATTCTTGGACTTCCGTTCGTCGCAACGAGGAAGCAGTTAAAGCTCAACCATCGATTAACTCAAGTGACTGGGATTCTCTCAGTCGGGTTTGGATTCTATTATATTTATCGTATTGGTATAACTGATGGATTATTTAGCTTCTTATAA
- a CDS encoding DUF2179 domain-containing protein: protein MLDTGLGMVLTIFVINIFYVSFLTMRTILTLKGQRYLAAVTGTIEIAIYVVGLGLVLDNLGQIQNVIAYALGFGVGIIVGMKIEEYLALGYITVNAITTKLEDDIPNKLRDVGYGVTHYLAHGRQGERLVMQVLTSRKSERKLYQAIEELDPKAFVISYEPRTFQGGFWVRKIRR, encoded by the coding sequence ATGCTGGATACAGGTCTTGGCATGGTATTGACCATTTTTGTTATCAATATATTTTATGTATCGTTTCTCACGATGCGTACGATACTTACACTTAAAGGTCAGCGATACCTTGCAGCTGTTACAGGAACAATTGAGATAGCGATATATGTTGTAGGGCTTGGTCTCGTCCTCGATAATCTAGGGCAAATTCAAAACGTTATTGCATACGCCCTTGGTTTTGGTGTAGGAATTATCGTTGGGATGAAGATTGAAGAATACCTTGCGCTTGGTTATATTACAGTGAATGCCATTACAACAAAGCTTGAAGATGATATTCCCAATAAATTAAGAGATGTCGGTTACGGTGTTACACATTATCTTGCGCACGGGCGTCAGGGAGAACGTCTTGTCATGCAAGTTCTAACATCGCGTAAATCGGAGCGTAAGCTTTATCAGGCTATTGAGGAACTTGATCCGAAAGCCTTCGTTATCTCTTATGAGCCCCGTACCTTCCAGGGTGGATTCTGGGTTAGAAAAATTCGGAGGTAA
- a CDS encoding NETI motif-containing protein: MEKKAKKKKFEVKENESLSDCLKRMDDEGYMPVRRREEPVFKEGKGSKEPELCSQKIVFEGKLK, encoded by the coding sequence ATGGAAAAGAAAGCGAAGAAAAAGAAGTTTGAAGTTAAAGAAAATGAATCACTTTCTGACTGCTTAAAACGAATGGACGATGAAGGGTACATGCCCGTAAGACGCCGGGAAGAACCAGTCTTTAAAGAAGGTAAGGGTTCTAAAGAACCTGAGCTATGCAGTCAGAAAATTGTTTTTGAAGGAAAGTTAAAGTAA
- the purF gene encoding amidophosphoribosyltransferase: MFGEIKGLNEECGVFGIWGHPDAASLTYYGLHSLQHRGQEGAGIVTTDGDRLYNHKGLGLVNDVFGPGDLDQLKGNGAIGHVRYSTAGGGGYENVQPLVFRSQNDGLALAHNGNLVNANALKHQLEGQGSIFQTTSDTEVLAHLIKRSGYLSQREKVKNALTMVKGAYAFIMMTEKEMMVALDPHGLRPLSLGILEGAYVVASETCAFDLIGAEYIRDVQPGELLIISENGLESERFSSSISRAICSMEYIYFSRPDSNIENINVHTARKKLGKQLAKEAPIEADIVTGVPDSSISAAIGYAEESGIPYEMGLIKNRYVGRTFIQPSQELRERGVKMKLSPVRGVVEGKRVVIVDDSIVRGTTSRRIVTMLREAGAKEVHVRISAPPIISPCYYGIDTSNSGELIAAKMSVDEMCEEIGADSLTFLTTDGMTTAIGREEDGSSCGQCLGCFTGNYPTEIYPDTVHPYEKV, from the coding sequence ATGTTTGGTGAAATCAAAGGCTTAAATGAAGAGTGTGGCGTATTTGGTATCTGGGGTCACCCTGATGCTGCTTCGCTAACGTATTACGGACTGCATAGTTTACAGCATCGTGGCCAGGAGGGAGCGGGCATTGTCACAACTGACGGTGATCGCCTCTATAATCATAAAGGACTTGGACTAGTGAATGATGTGTTTGGACCTGGTGATCTTGATCAGCTTAAAGGCAATGGTGCGATTGGTCATGTGAGATATTCGACAGCGGGTGGCGGCGGATATGAGAATGTTCAACCCCTTGTATTTCGCTCGCAGAATGATGGTCTTGCGCTTGCGCATAACGGAAACCTTGTAAATGCGAATGCCCTTAAGCACCAGCTCGAAGGACAGGGAAGCATTTTTCAGACGACATCAGATACAGAGGTATTGGCTCACCTTATTAAACGAAGCGGCTACTTGAGTCAGCGTGAAAAGGTTAAGAATGCTCTTACAATGGTGAAGGGTGCTTATGCCTTTATTATGATGACAGAGAAAGAAATGATGGTGGCGCTAGATCCACATGGCTTAAGACCACTATCACTTGGTATTTTAGAAGGGGCTTACGTTGTTGCTTCAGAAACGTGTGCATTTGATTTAATCGGTGCGGAATATATTCGTGACGTACAGCCTGGTGAGCTTTTGATTATTAGTGAGAACGGACTTGAATCAGAGAGGTTCTCGTCTTCAATCTCACGTGCGATTTGCTCAATGGAATACATTTATTTCTCTAGACCGGATAGTAACATTGAGAATATTAACGTTCACACAGCACGTAAAAAGCTTGGTAAGCAACTCGCTAAAGAAGCCCCGATTGAGGCAGATATTGTAACCGGAGTGCCGGACTCAAGTATTTCAGCAGCAATTGGCTATGCGGAAGAATCTGGTATTCCATATGAAATGGGATTAATTAAAAACCGCTATGTTGGCAGAACCTTTATTCAACCTTCTCAAGAGTTGAGAGAACGTGGTGTGAAAATGAAGCTTTCGCCTGTTCGAGGAGTTGTTGAAGGTAAGCGTGTTGTTATTGTCGATGATTCGATTGTACGTGGTACAACTAGCAGACGAATCGTGACGATGCTTCGAGAAGCGGGGGCAAAAGAAGTTCACGTTCGAATCAGTGCGCCACCAATTATTAGCCCATGCTACTACGGCATTGATACATCCAATTCGGGTGAATTAATAGCGGCGAAGATGAGTGTAGATGAGATGTGTGAAGAAATTGGAGCCGATTCTCTGACGTTCCTGACAACAGATGGGATGACTACAGCGATTGGAAGAGAAGAAGACGGCTCATCGTGCGGTCAATGCCTTGGCTGCTTTACAGGAAATTATCCGACTGAAATTTATCCTGATACCGTACATCCTTACGAAAAAGTCTAA
- the purL gene encoding phosphoribosylformylglycinamidine synthase subunit PurL yields the protein MSHMHEPTPEVIKDQKLYSQMGLTDDEFGMVESILGRTPNYTETGLFSVMWSEHCSYKNSKPVLKKFPVTGERVLQGPGEGAGIVDIGDEQAVVFKIESHNHPSAIEPYQGAATGVGGIIRDVFSMGARPIALLNSLRFGELSNPKVKYLFEEVVAGIAGYGNCIGIPTVGGEVQFDSSYDGNPLVNAMCVGLIDHKDIQKGIASGAGNTVMYVGASTGRDGIHGATFASEELTDASDEKRPAVQVGDPFMEKLLLEACLELVHCESLVGIQDMGAAGLTSSASEMASKAGMGLEMNLDEVPQREKGMTPYEMMLSESQERMLVVVKKGHEDEIKAITDRWGLLAKEVGVVTEDKRFRLLHKGEVVADVPVDALAEEAPVYHKPSRIPEYYIENQQLHKPIPNVEDAKEMLYTLLSQPTISSKEWVFDQYDYMVRTNTVVAPGSDAAVVRVRGTNKGLAMTTDCNSRYLYLDPEVGGQIAVAEAARNIVCSGGEPLAITDCLNFGNPEKPEIFWQIEKATDGMSEACRMLNSPVIGGNVSLYNETNGIAVYPTPVVGMVGLVHDLDHVTTQAFKEEGNLIYMLGETGEDFGGSELQKYLDGKISGQAPTLNLEIEKERQNQLLTAIQDGLVESAHDLAEGGLSVALAESLIGTEFGANVRIDGDTTTDLFSETQSRFLVTIKGEHQQAFEQRTGAKLIGEVTGTGVLTIMHEDETHIFDAPVQELEAAWKGAIPCLVKSKA from the coding sequence ATGTCACACATGCATGAACCAACACCTGAGGTGATTAAAGACCAAAAGCTCTATAGTCAGATGGGTTTAACAGATGACGAGTTCGGTATGGTGGAATCGATTCTCGGCCGTACACCGAACTATACGGAGACGGGGCTATTTTCTGTTATGTGGTCGGAGCACTGTAGTTACAAGAATTCAAAGCCAGTGTTAAAAAAATTCCCTGTTACGGGTGAGCGTGTTCTTCAAGGTCCGGGTGAAGGAGCTGGAATCGTTGATATAGGTGATGAACAGGCGGTGGTATTTAAGATTGAAAGCCATAACCATCCGTCAGCTATCGAGCCGTATCAAGGTGCTGCAACAGGAGTTGGCGGCATTATCCGTGATGTCTTTTCGATGGGTGCACGTCCTATTGCCCTTCTTAACTCGCTTCGTTTCGGAGAGCTGAGCAATCCAAAAGTGAAGTATCTTTTTGAGGAAGTTGTAGCTGGTATTGCAGGATACGGAAATTGCATTGGTATTCCAACAGTTGGTGGGGAAGTTCAGTTCGATTCTTCTTACGATGGAAATCCTCTTGTAAATGCGATGTGTGTTGGCTTAATTGATCATAAAGACATTCAGAAAGGGATCGCATCAGGAGCTGGGAACACGGTCATGTACGTTGGCGCGAGCACGGGACGTGACGGGATCCACGGCGCAACCTTCGCATCTGAAGAATTGACAGATGCTTCTGACGAAAAGCGTCCTGCCGTTCAAGTTGGTGATCCATTCATGGAAAAGCTTCTGCTTGAAGCATGCCTTGAACTTGTTCACTGCGAGTCACTTGTCGGTATTCAAGATATGGGAGCAGCTGGACTAACGTCTTCAGCTTCCGAAATGGCGAGTAAGGCAGGCATGGGACTTGAAATGAATCTTGATGAAGTGCCACAGCGCGAAAAAGGAATGACGCCATACGAAATGATGCTTTCTGAATCTCAGGAGCGTATGCTCGTTGTTGTGAAAAAAGGTCATGAAGATGAAATTAAAGCTATAACAGATCGCTGGGGTCTTTTAGCGAAAGAGGTTGGTGTAGTAACGGAAGATAAGCGATTCCGTCTCCTTCATAAAGGAGAAGTCGTTGCGGACGTTCCTGTCGATGCATTAGCAGAGGAAGCACCTGTTTATCACAAACCATCTCGTATCCCAGAATATTATATTGAAAATCAGCAGCTTCATAAGCCAATTCCAAATGTGGAAGACGCGAAGGAAATGCTCTATACCTTGTTAAGTCAGCCGACAATTTCAAGTAAGGAATGGGTTTTTGATCAGTACGACTATATGGTGCGAACAAATACAGTTGTGGCACCTGGGTCAGATGCGGCTGTTGTTCGAGTGCGTGGAACAAACAAAGGGTTAGCGATGACAACGGACTGTAATTCCCGTTATTTATATCTTGATCCTGAAGTAGGCGGTCAAATTGCAGTTGCAGAAGCAGCGCGTAACATTGTCTGCTCGGGTGGCGAGCCACTAGCGATTACAGATTGCTTAAACTTCGGTAACCCTGAGAAGCCAGAGATCTTTTGGCAAATTGAGAAAGCGACAGACGGAATGAGTGAAGCGTGTCGTATGCTGAACTCACCAGTTATTGGTGGGAATGTCTCACTTTATAATGAAACAAACGGCATCGCTGTTTATCCAACACCGGTTGTTGGAATGGTTGGCCTTGTCCACGATCTGGATCATGTGACAACACAAGCCTTTAAAGAAGAAGGAAACTTAATATATATGCTAGGTGAAACGGGAGAAGATTTTGGCGGTAGTGAGCTTCAAAAGTATCTTGATGGTAAGATCTCAGGTCAAGCTCCTACACTTAATCTCGAAATTGAAAAAGAACGTCAAAACCAACTTCTAACAGCGATTCAAGATGGACTTGTTGAATCAGCTCACGACCTCGCAGAAGGTGGCCTTAGTGTTGCACTTGCGGAATCGCTCATTGGAACAGAATTTGGTGCTAATGTACGGATTGACGGAGATACGACAACAGATCTTTTCAGTGAAACACAATCTCGTTTTCTTGTAACCATCAAGGGGGAACATCAGCAGGCATTTGAGCAGCGTACAGGAGCGAAGCTGATCGGTGAAGTAACCGGTACTGGCGTATTAACGATTATGCACGAAGATGAAACGCATATCTTCGATGCTCCGGTTCAAGAGCTTGAAGCAGCCTGGAAAGGAGCTATTCCATGTTTGGTGAAATCAAAGGCTTAA
- the purQ gene encoding phosphoribosylformylglycinamidine synthase subunit PurQ — MKFAVIVFPGSNCDVDMYHAIKDELGEEAVYVRYDEQNLANYDAILLPGGFSYGDYLRSGAIARFAPIMAEVVKAAEAGKPILGVCNGFQILLEAGLLPGAMKRNKNLKFMCRPVTLRVQNNETMFTSTYEKEEEITIPIAHGEGNYYCDETTLTMLKNENRIAFTYADNPNGSVEDIAGIVNEKGNVLGMMPHPERAVDELLGSADGLNLFKSILRNWRESHVTHA; from the coding sequence GTGAAATTTGCGGTGATTGTGTTCCCGGGTTCTAACTGCGATGTGGATATGTATCACGCCATCAAAGATGAGCTTGGAGAAGAAGCGGTTTATGTCCGGTACGATGAGCAAAATCTAGCAAACTATGATGCGATCCTTCTCCCAGGCGGTTTCTCTTACGGAGATTACCTTCGAAGTGGTGCCATTGCACGCTTTGCACCGATTATGGCTGAGGTCGTGAAGGCAGCTGAAGCAGGGAAGCCAATTCTGGGTGTTTGTAATGGATTCCAAATTCTCTTGGAAGCAGGTCTGTTACCAGGAGCGATGAAACGAAATAAGAACTTGAAGTTTATGTGCCGACCGGTTACACTTCGCGTTCAAAACAATGAAACAATGTTCACTTCAACTTATGAAAAAGAAGAAGAAATAACGATTCCAATCGCACATGGTGAAGGTAACTACTATTGCGACGAAACAACACTTACTATGCTGAAGAATGAAAACCGTATTGCCTTCACATACGCGGATAATCCGAACGGGTCAGTGGAAGATATAGCTGGAATTGTAAACGAAAAGGGCAATGTCCTCGGGATGATGCCTCACCCTGAACGAGCTGTAGATGAGCTTTTAGGAAGTGCAGATGGATTAAATCTATTTAAATCGATACTACGTAACTGGAGGGAATCCCATGTCACACATGCATGA
- the purK gene encoding 5-(carboxyamino)imidazole ribonucleotide synthase encodes MRKTILPGSTIGILGGGQLGRMMALKAREMGYKIAVLEPKKDSPCGQVSDHEVVSGYDDLDGARKLADISDVITYEFENITHDTAKWLEENAYMPQGGELLRVTQDRYVEKTAIQTSGLQVAPFEAVDSHQDLKVALEKIGLPSVLKTRTGGYDGKGQWVLKTEKDVEALSFPNVPCILESWVPFQKELSVIVTRSVTGETTTFPVGENIHVNNILHQTIVPARVDEAVKTKADGIGKKIANTLQLVGTLAVELFLKDNEIYVNELAPRPHNSGHYTMEACETSQFEQHIRAICGLPLGSTELLKPVVMGNLLGQHITPLMDSIEELGDAKLHLYGKDEAKPNRKMGHINFLAPSTEEAIKRMNSWKLWQ; translated from the coding sequence ATGAGGAAAACCATTTTACCCGGTAGCACAATTGGGATTCTAGGCGGTGGACAATTAGGAAGAATGATGGCATTAAAGGCACGAGAGATGGGCTATAAAATCGCCGTTCTCGAACCGAAAAAAGATTCCCCTTGTGGTCAGGTCTCTGATCATGAAGTGGTTAGTGGTTATGATGATTTGGATGGCGCTCGTAAGCTAGCTGATATAAGTGATGTGATCACTTATGAATTTGAAAATATTACACACGATACTGCAAAATGGTTGGAAGAAAATGCGTATATGCCTCAGGGTGGGGAACTGCTTCGCGTAACGCAGGATCGCTATGTTGAGAAGACAGCGATTCAGACGTCGGGACTTCAAGTAGCACCTTTTGAAGCGGTCGATTCTCATCAAGATCTTAAGGTTGCGCTCGAGAAGATCGGTCTCCCTTCAGTCCTTAAAACACGTACTGGTGGTTACGATGGAAAAGGCCAGTGGGTTTTAAAAACAGAAAAAGATGTTGAAGCTCTCTCTTTTCCTAATGTACCTTGCATTCTGGAGAGTTGGGTACCGTTTCAAAAAGAATTGTCAGTGATTGTTACACGCAGCGTAACTGGGGAAACAACAACGTTCCCTGTAGGTGAGAACATTCATGTGAACAACATTCTTCATCAAACCATCGTACCAGCTCGAGTAGACGAAGCGGTCAAAACCAAAGCGGATGGAATCGGAAAGAAGATTGCAAATACCCTACAGCTTGTCGGTACACTTGCAGTTGAGCTGTTTCTTAAAGATAATGAGATTTATGTAAATGAGCTTGCACCACGACCACATAATTCTGGTCATTATACGATGGAGGCATGTGAGACTTCGCAATTTGAGCAGCATATTCGAGCAATATGTGGACTACCACTTGGAAGCACTGAACTTCTAAAGCCGGTTGTCATGGGAAATTTGCTCGGTCAGCACATCACACCGCTAATGGACAGTATAGAAGAGCTCGGTGATGCAAAGCTTCATTTATATGGGAAAGACGAAGCAAAGCCTAATCGGAAGATGGGACACATTAACTTTCTTGCACCTTCAACAGAAGAAGCAATTAAGCGAATGAACTCATGGAAGTTATGGCAGTAA
- the purE gene encoding 5-(carboxyamino)imidazole ribonucleotide mutase — protein MNTKVGVIMGSTSDWDTMKHACDILEELQVPFEKKVVSAHRTPELMFEYAESARERGLNVIIAGAGGAAHLPGMVAAKTTLPVIGVPVQSRTLNGLDSLLSIVQMPGGVPVATVAIGKAGAKNAGLLAAQILSTADKTIEKKLSDYRIQMKETVLESSDSL, from the coding sequence ATGAACACAAAAGTTGGCGTCATCATGGGGAGCACTTCGGATTGGGATACGATGAAGCATGCCTGTGACATACTAGAGGAGCTTCAAGTGCCATTTGAGAAAAAAGTTGTTTCGGCTCATAGAACGCCGGAATTGATGTTTGAATATGCAGAATCAGCAAGAGAACGCGGTTTGAACGTCATTATTGCGGGAGCAGGCGGTGCCGCTCATTTGCCAGGGATGGTCGCTGCTAAAACGACACTGCCAGTCATCGGCGTACCTGTACAATCACGGACGTTAAATGGACTAGATTCGCTTCTATCAATCGTGCAAATGCCAGGTGGCGTGCCTGTTGCGACAGTTGCGATTGGAAAAGCGGGAGCGAAAAATGCAGGACTACTTGCTGCGCAAATACTAAGTACAGCTGATAAAACGATCGAGAAGAAGCTTAGCGACTATCGAATTCAGATGAAAGAAACAGTACTCGAAAGTAGTGACAGCTTATGA
- a CDS encoding Hsp20/alpha crystallin family protein — MGDHWGQMYDWRNKMNKFMGDDFWTDFQDMFVSNGPLVNLYEAGNELICTVYLPGIKKIDDVDVYIHYRTLKVKGQTAMNLKGYRNVQEEYKHGPFERIVELPFPVREKPIDASYSRGILLIHLHRLIESKEEKKRLKIKDVESDET; from the coding sequence ATGGGAGACCATTGGGGACAGATGTATGACTGGCGCAATAAAATGAATAAATTTATGGGAGATGATTTTTGGACGGATTTTCAGGATATGTTCGTATCAAATGGACCTCTTGTTAATCTCTATGAAGCTGGAAACGAACTCATCTGCACAGTTTATCTTCCTGGAATTAAGAAAATCGATGATGTTGACGTGTATATCCATTATCGGACCCTTAAAGTAAAGGGCCAAACAGCGATGAACCTTAAAGGCTATCGTAATGTTCAGGAAGAATATAAGCACGGTCCCTTCGAACGCATCGTTGAGTTACCATTCCCCGTTCGCGAAAAACCGATTGATGCGAGTTACAGTAGGGGCATACTCTTAATTCATCTTCACCGACTTATTGAATCGAAGGAAGAGAAAAAACGATTAAAGATTAAAGACGTAGAATCAGATGAAACCTAA